The proteins below come from a single bacterium genomic window:
- a CDS encoding DUF5652 family protein has protein sequence MLRGIGLPGFPLTALHMHPWLLTALILWSLVWKGFALWRAARADQLAWYVVLLAVNTAGLLEIAYLLFFAPRPQASDG, from the coding sequence ATGCTTCGTGGGATTGGCCTGCCGGGTTTTCCGCTTACCGCGCTGCACATGCACCCGTGGCTGCTTACGGCCCTGATTCTCTGGTCGCTGGTCTGGAAGGGCTTCGCCCTGTGGCGGGCCGCCCGCGCAGACCAGCTTGCGTGGTATGTCGTGCTGCTCGCCGTCAATACCGCGGGACTTCTCGAGATCGCATACCTGCTGTTCTTCGCGCCGCGCCCGCAGGCGTCCGACGGGTAG
- a CDS encoding DMT family transporter, translating to MAAVLILIAACLYGISPILAKVAYGYGITPLVLMTWRVSIAAGLFWTAAFAFRRVAAVERRMLGTLVALGTTFVPIQVYSYFYALSLLPASTASVIVNTSPVHVAWMERLALGEQLAGSDLAILGVIVAGAILVGGATPHVVHPVGFAVLGVATLASAFYLVMQRRVVRDVPPLMILAVIQLSSAGVYWAAVAVTRQAVLPVPAAALAAIVGSAFAASVASFLVLLALRTLAATRTAMLGMLEPVVTVVLSVALLADTMTWLRLAGIVTVLAGITTFYWRLRQVPAPVFARDRSEPGDSGAL from the coding sequence ATGGCCGCCGTCCTCATTCTGATCGCCGCCTGCCTCTACGGGATCTCGCCGATTCTGGCGAAGGTCGCCTACGGCTACGGGATCACGCCGCTCGTACTCATGACGTGGCGCGTGAGCATCGCGGCCGGGCTGTTTTGGACCGCGGCGTTCGCGTTTCGGCGGGTCGCGGCGGTCGAGCGCCGGATGCTCGGCACGCTCGTGGCGCTCGGGACGACGTTCGTCCCGATTCAAGTCTACTCGTACTTCTACGCGCTCTCGCTGCTGCCGGCGTCGACCGCGTCGGTGATCGTCAACACGTCGCCGGTGCACGTCGCGTGGATGGAGCGCCTCGCGCTCGGCGAGCAACTCGCCGGTTCGGACCTCGCCATCCTGGGCGTGATCGTGGCCGGCGCGATCCTCGTCGGCGGCGCGACTCCGCACGTCGTCCATCCCGTCGGTTTTGCCGTGCTCGGCGTGGCGACGCTCGCCTCGGCCTTCTATCTCGTCATGCAGCGCCGCGTGGTGCGCGACGTGCCGCCGCTGATGATCCTGGCGGTCATCCAGCTGAGCTCGGCGGGCGTCTACTGGGCCGCGGTCGCGGTCACCCGACAGGCGGTGCTGCCGGTACCCGCTGCCGCGCTCGCCGCGATCGTCGGGTCGGCCTTCGCGGCGTCGGTCGCCTCGTTTCTCGTGCTGCTCGCGCTGCGGACGCTCGCCGCGACCCGCACGGCGATGCTCGGCATGCTCGAACCGGTGGTGACAGTCGTGCTGAGTGTCGCACTGCTGGCGGACACGATGACCTGGTTGCGCCTGGCCGGAATCGTCACCGTACTGGCCGGCATCACCACTTTCTACTGGCGCCTGCGGCAGGTTCCCGCCCCGGTTTTCGCTCGGGATCGGTCTGAGCCGGGAGATTCTGGGGCATTATGA
- a CDS encoding diguanylate cyclase: MSHFLNRTIVYGATRWGTLVAAVVLTALAVAAEPAPFPLLLGLFALASLAAESGNLTLPYSGSVSFGTVATLPAIVFLGGGYAALCGAAGQLLIHLRHRRPLATLIFNGSQRAVSIVLASVAWFWIATGRAAFTNAGAAFAPERVIPAALGCVTVYALATHVLVSFYSATRRKVAVWTVLVGNAPTRLAATAALGSVGLFVAIIARALPIAPDNLQYVLLLPAIAGVTFLIYDGRRETNRQLFHLYSAVTDLVQAIDLDQLLQRLAGQLDRIATPAGLWVALRDGHNRFEVAVSRGLEAPVAQRLADTVMRDLWGPRPDISVRLTRIADYARNAPEALAVSGEPLRSVMLAPLAAGPDLIGVVGMVHPIADYFIPAEERAVAMLAAETAFVVNYLRLYRESQQNLARAEGLQTRNAELLRDSQRRAHQLVLLNRAFMRVAASLAADEVFSALVDELHSSLGYPRVSLRLLEGETLRLAAERGYAGAAERVPISRGITGRVARTGQPALVLDVRRDPDYVASHPMVTQLAGAPITRRGAVAGVITIESVEPVLASADLELLTTLAGYATLAIENARNYEEARTLATTDGLTGLPNRRMLWAAFERELARSSRYDTPLSAIMVEVDRFKLYNDTHGHLRGDAALQDVARLLVREHRANIDVVARYGGDEFVTLLPQTGKAEAAAVAERIRRVIGGAGVGGPAGGAAPGTPALVTVSLGVATFPEDGRTIEALLRAADRSMYEVKAAGGDAVAVAPGRGRSRPLAASGPPASSPATD, translated from the coding sequence GTGAGCCATTTTCTCAATCGGACCATCGTATACGGGGCCACCCGCTGGGGGACGCTTGTCGCGGCCGTGGTGCTCACGGCGCTGGCCGTGGCCGCGGAGCCGGCGCCGTTCCCCCTTCTGCTCGGGCTCTTTGCGCTCGCCAGCCTCGCGGCGGAATCTGGGAACCTCACCCTGCCCTACTCCGGCTCGGTCTCGTTCGGGACGGTCGCCACGCTACCGGCGATTGTATTCCTCGGCGGCGGCTACGCGGCCCTCTGCGGTGCCGCTGGTCAGCTGCTGATTCACCTGCGGCACCGGCGGCCTCTCGCGACTCTCATTTTCAACGGGAGCCAGCGCGCCGTCTCGATCGTCCTCGCAAGCGTCGCCTGGTTCTGGATCGCAACGGGCCGCGCCGCGTTTACGAACGCGGGCGCCGCATTTGCGCCGGAGCGCGTCATCCCGGCCGCGCTGGGGTGCGTGACGGTATACGCGCTCGCGACCCACGTGCTCGTGAGCTTCTACTCCGCAACGCGGCGCAAGGTGGCGGTCTGGACGGTGCTTGTCGGCAACGCGCCGACCCGCCTCGCCGCGACGGCCGCGCTTGGCTCAGTCGGCTTATTCGTCGCCATAATCGCGCGCGCGCTCCCGATCGCGCCCGACAATCTTCAGTACGTCCTGCTCCTGCCCGCGATCGCGGGCGTGACATTTCTCATCTACGACGGACGTCGCGAAACGAACCGGCAGCTCTTCCACCTCTACTCGGCCGTCACCGATCTCGTCCAAGCGATCGACCTCGATCAACTGCTGCAGCGGCTCGCGGGACAGCTCGATCGCATCGCCACTCCGGCCGGCCTATGGGTGGCGCTGCGCGATGGGCACAACCGCTTCGAGGTGGCCGTGTCGCGCGGCCTCGAAGCTCCGGTGGCGCAGCGCCTCGCCGACACGGTGATGCGCGACCTGTGGGGTCCCCGCCCCGACATCTCGGTGCGCCTCACGCGCATCGCCGACTACGCCCGCAACGCGCCGGAAGCGCTCGCGGTGTCCGGCGAGCCGCTGCGCAGCGTGATGCTCGCGCCGCTGGCGGCCGGGCCGGATCTCATCGGCGTCGTCGGGATGGTGCACCCGATCGCAGACTATTTCATCCCGGCGGAAGAGCGCGCAGTCGCAATGCTGGCCGCGGAGACCGCGTTCGTCGTCAACTATCTGCGGCTGTACCGCGAGTCTCAGCAGAACCTCGCGCGCGCGGAGGGACTGCAGACACGCAACGCCGAGCTGCTGCGTGATTCCCAGCGCCGTGCCCATCAACTCGTGCTGCTCAACCGGGCGTTCATGCGGGTCGCGGCGTCGCTCGCGGCGGACGAGGTGTTCTCCGCGCTCGTCGACGAGCTCCACTCCTCGCTCGGCTACCCGCGGGTCTCGCTGCGCCTGCTCGAGGGCGAGACCCTGCGCCTCGCCGCCGAGCGCGGCTACGCCGGAGCGGCCGAGCGCGTCCCCATCAGCCGCGGGATCACCGGCCGCGTCGCGCGCACCGGGCAGCCGGCGCTGGTTCTCGACGTCCGCCGGGATCCGGACTACGTGGCCTCCCACCCTATGGTTACGCAACTGGCGGGCGCGCCGATCACCCGGCGGGGCGCCGTCGCCGGGGTGATCACGATCGAGAGCGTGGAGCCCGTGCTGGCGTCCGCGGACCTCGAGCTGCTGACGACGCTGGCCGGCTACGCGACGCTCGCGATCGAGAACGCCCGGAACTACGAGGAGGCCCGGACGCTCGCGACGACCGACGGCCTGACCGGGCTGCCGAACCGCCGCATGCTGTGGGCGGCGTTCGAGCGCGAACTGGCCCGGTCGAGCCGGTACGACACCCCGCTCTCCGCGATCATGGTGGAGGTCGATCGCTTCAAGCTCTACAACGACACGCACGGCCATCTGCGCGGGGACGCGGCGCTGCAGGACGTGGCCCGGCTGCTCGTCCGGGAGCACCGCGCGAACATCGACGTCGTGGCGCGCTACGGCGGGGACGAGTTCGTGACGCTGCTGCCGCAGACCGGGAAGGCCGAGGCGGCGGCCGTGGCGGAGCGGATCCGCCGGGTCATCGGCGGCGCCGGCGTGGGAGGCCCGGCGGGAGGCGCCGCGCCCGGGACCCCTGCGCTCGTGACCGTCAGCCTCGGTGTAGCGACCTTTCCCGAAGACGGACGAACGATCGAAGCCCTGCTGCGGGCGGCGGACCGGTCGATGTACGAGGTGAAGGCCGCCGGCGGGGACGCCGTGGCCGTCGCGCCGGGTCGCGGCCGGTCCCGACCGTTGGCCGCTAGCGGCCCTCCCGCATCATCGCCAGCGACTGATTGA
- a CDS encoding STAS domain-containing protein, translating into MTTAAEVRMIEDAGIPVAALDGEIDLANAAEVRTQIFGMVSNTAPGLILDLSGVTYLDSRGVQLILELAERLKMRHLKFRVAMPEKSLIRRILLLTHVDAVVPLDTSVNQSLAMMREGR; encoded by the coding sequence ATGACGACTGCCGCGGAAGTCCGTATGATCGAGGACGCGGGCATTCCCGTCGCCGCGCTGGACGGGGAGATCGACCTTGCGAACGCGGCCGAGGTCCGCACGCAAATCTTCGGGATGGTCTCGAACACCGCGCCCGGCCTGATCCTCGACCTGAGCGGCGTGACCTACCTCGACAGCCGCGGCGTGCAGCTAATCCTCGAGCTCGCCGAGCGCCTGAAGATGCGGCATCTCAAGTTCCGTGTGGCGATGCCGGAGAAGTCCCTGATCCGCCGGATTCTACTGCTGACCCATGTGGACGCGGTGGTGCCGCTTGATACGAGCGTCAATCAGTCGCTGGCGATGATGCGGGAGGGCCGCTAG
- a CDS encoding SpoIIE family protein phosphatase, translated as MMRPRVLVVDDDPALLEALPETICLRMPGVAVETCSSAAPALAQIGAVDYDAIVSDIKMPGMDGLALLSHIRAVRPDTPVLLITGHGEHDLAIRSLRAGAYDYVQKPIDREYFTASLGRAVQVRQLRRQIADQQQALARHAGRLEETVHERTTELRQTVQQLRALTDVATAIHAARGADEVLRSVVDAACRLAGAAVAAAGFYRGDGGPAVPNDPARWAVAVAPEAVGLRVPREDIAGIFAAVWAAERNPADLPNATFEPLAEAAVNGDGPWSSFFALRVRGRLGQPLGAMVLARRAGHAFSPEVRVQIEALALQVAVALENTLLYERARGTAETLQRSLLPERLPEIPGLTLSARYLPGNHEAVGGDWYDVMTLPNGHIGLVIGDVAGRGVWAAAVMGQLRNALRAYALEGNPPALIAERLTRLVDDRTMATLVYLVIDPESREARYLNLGHLPPLVVGPGGVTSLDGGAPPLGVRGVAYTEQRAILPPRSTVMVYTDGLLEVRGRSIDEGFERVTEVLRRDHGIPVDDLVDRVVAAALEGRTAEDDIALVALRLAPLSPGRLEIRLPAVPASLAQMRQTLRRWFKSVDLAAEEAYDAMTAINEACANSIEHAYGPTDGLFECQVSLAGNVLTATVRDIGRWRSSRGRYRGHGLKLIEALMGEVEVEATSAGTEVRMRKRVAQPGGVRV; from the coding sequence ATGATGCGGCCCCGCGTGCTCGTCGTCGACGACGATCCGGCGCTGCTCGAAGCGCTGCCCGAGACGATTTGCCTGCGCATGCCCGGGGTGGCCGTGGAAACGTGCTCCTCGGCCGCCCCGGCGCTCGCACAGATCGGCGCCGTCGACTACGACGCGATCGTCAGCGATATCAAGATGCCGGGCATGGACGGGCTCGCGCTGCTGTCCCACATCCGGGCGGTGCGGCCCGACACGCCGGTTCTCCTGATCACCGGCCACGGCGAGCACGACCTCGCGATCCGATCGCTGCGGGCCGGCGCCTACGACTACGTGCAGAAACCGATCGATCGGGAGTACTTCACCGCGTCGCTCGGCCGCGCCGTGCAGGTGCGGCAGCTGCGGCGGCAGATCGCCGACCAGCAGCAGGCGCTGGCGCGCCACGCGGGGCGCCTCGAAGAAACCGTCCACGAACGCACCACCGAACTTCGGCAGACCGTCCAGCAGCTGCGCGCGCTGACCGACGTGGCCACCGCGATTCACGCCGCGCGCGGCGCCGACGAGGTGCTGCGGTCCGTCGTCGACGCGGCCTGCCGTCTCGCCGGCGCCGCGGTCGCGGCGGCCGGATTCTACCGAGGCGACGGCGGTCCGGCGGTACCGAACGATCCCGCGCGCTGGGCCGTCGCGGTCGCGCCCGAGGCGGTCGGGCTCCGCGTGCCGCGGGAAGACATCGCCGGCATCTTCGCGGCCGTCTGGGCCGCGGAGCGCAACCCGGCCGATCTTCCGAACGCGACCTTTGAACCGCTCGCCGAGGCGGCCGTGAACGGCGACGGACCCTGGTCGTCGTTCTTCGCGCTGCGGGTCCGCGGACGGCTCGGACAGCCGCTCGGCGCGATGGTCCTCGCGCGGCGGGCGGGACACGCGTTCTCGCCGGAGGTACGCGTCCAGATCGAGGCGCTCGCGCTGCAGGTGGCGGTGGCGCTTGAGAACACGCTCCTCTACGAGCGGGCCCGCGGCACCGCCGAGACGTTGCAGCGCAGCCTGCTGCCGGAGCGCCTGCCGGAGATCCCGGGGCTCACGCTCTCGGCGCGGTACCTGCCCGGCAACCACGAGGCTGTCGGCGGCGACTGGTATGACGTCATGACGCTTCCGAACGGCCACATCGGTCTCGTGATCGGCGACGTCGCGGGACGAGGGGTGTGGGCGGCGGCCGTGATGGGGCAACTGCGCAACGCCCTGCGCGCGTACGCCCTCGAGGGCAACCCGCCGGCGCTGATCGCCGAACGTCTCACCCGGCTCGTCGACGACCGCACGATGGCGACGCTCGTCTACCTGGTGATCGACCCGGAGAGCCGGGAGGCACGGTATCTGAACCTCGGGCACCTGCCGCCGCTGGTCGTCGGGCCGGGCGGGGTGACCAGCCTCGACGGGGGCGCCCCGCCCCTCGGCGTGCGCGGGGTCGCGTACACGGAGCAACGGGCCATCCTGCCGCCCCGGTCGACCGTCATGGTCTATACGGACGGCCTGCTCGAAGTGCGCGGCCGGAGCATCGACGAAGGGTTCGAGCGCGTCACCGAGGTGCTGCGCCGCGACCACGGGATTCCGGTCGACGACCTGGTCGACCGGGTGGTCGCGGCGGCCCTCGAAGGCCGGACGGCGGAGGACGACATCGCGCTCGTCGCGCTGCGCCTCGCGCCGCTCAGCCCCGGGCGGCTCGAGATCCGGCTGCCCGCGGTCCCCGCGTCGCTGGCCCAGATGCGACAGACGCTGCGGCGCTGGTTCAAATCGGTCGACCTCGCGGCGGAAGAGGCCTACGACGCCATGACGGCGATCAACGAGGCCTGCGCCAACTCGATCGAGCACGCGTACGGCCCGACCGACGGCCTCTTCGAATGCCAAGTCTCGCTCGCCGGCAACGTGCTCACGGCCACCGTCCGGGACATCGGGCGGTGGCGGTCGTCGCGCGGCCGGTACCGCGGTCACGGGCTGAAGCTGATAGAGGCGCTGATGGGAGAAGTCGAAGTCGAGGCGACGTCCGCCGGCACCGAGGTGCGGATGCGCAAACGGGTTGCCCAGCCGGGAGGGGTTCGAGTATGA
- a CDS encoding ATP-binding protein, producing MARTAGPGAAGGPPPDGTPPALSAAEHARLLERIADLEGRLRQRDEQRRAMLHIMADLHDVNRRLGDQRKAMLHILVDYEQDRRRLAQQTERLDNSRRALLHILQDSHRSNLRLGQARSAMIHIMGDLHEMTMEMQRREQDLRDKQEQLVQAGKLATLGELTTGVAHELNNPLNNIGLFIGNVIDQIRIVGISRDVDLERITRDLDKATAQVRKATEIISHLRTFGRTAPVSREPVAINDVVRHSLSLMQEQLRLRDIDVVLDLAPEDPTVAASPIQLEQVFINLLTNARDALADVVPDAAGVPGPRRIEIRSSVRPGWAEVLVRDTGPGIPAGLERRIFDPFFTTKVVGKGTGLGLAITYGILKDHGGSIALVRRTEPGAAFLLQLPLLETAVPEAAAT from the coding sequence TTGGCCCGCACCGCAGGCCCAGGAGCGGCCGGAGGTCCTCCGCCGGACGGGACGCCGCCGGCGCTATCCGCGGCGGAGCACGCGCGCCTCCTCGAACGGATCGCCGACCTGGAAGGGCGCCTGCGCCAGCGCGACGAGCAGCGCCGTGCGATGCTGCACATCATGGCCGACCTCCACGACGTGAACCGCCGGCTCGGCGACCAGCGCAAAGCGATGCTGCACATTCTGGTCGACTACGAGCAGGACCGCCGCCGCCTCGCCCAGCAGACCGAGCGCCTCGACAACTCGCGGCGCGCGCTGCTGCACATCCTCCAGGACTCGCACCGTTCCAACCTCCGGCTCGGCCAGGCACGGAGCGCCATGATCCACATCATGGGCGACCTGCACGAGATGACGATGGAGATGCAGCGCCGCGAGCAGGATCTGCGCGACAAGCAGGAGCAGCTCGTGCAGGCCGGCAAGCTCGCCACGCTCGGCGAGCTCACCACCGGCGTCGCCCACGAGCTCAACAACCCCCTCAACAACATCGGCCTGTTCATCGGCAACGTGATCGACCAGATCCGCATCGTCGGCATCTCGCGGGACGTGGACCTTGAGCGCATCACGCGCGACCTCGACAAGGCGACCGCCCAGGTCCGCAAGGCGACAGAGATCATCTCGCACCTCCGGACGTTCGGACGGACCGCCCCGGTCAGTCGCGAGCCGGTGGCGATCAACGACGTGGTGCGGCACTCGCTCTCGCTGATGCAGGAACAGCTGCGCCTGCGCGACATCGACGTGGTGTTGGACCTCGCGCCGGAGGATCCGACGGTCGCCGCCAGCCCGATCCAGCTCGAGCAGGTCTTCATCAACCTGCTCACCAACGCCCGCGACGCACTGGCGGACGTCGTGCCGGATGCGGCCGGCGTACCCGGCCCGCGGCGGATCGAGATCCGCAGCAGCGTGCGCCCGGGATGGGCCGAGGTGCTGGTGCGGGACACGGGACCCGGCATCCCGGCCGGCCTCGAGCGACGCATCTTCGACCCGTTCTTCACCACGAAGGTCGTGGGGAAGGGGACCGGCCTCGGCCTCGCGATCACATACGGCATTTTGAAGGACCACGGAGGTTCGATCGCCCTCGTGCGCCGGACCGAGCCCGGCGCGGCGTTCCTCCTGCAGCTCCCGCTGCTGGAAACGGCCGTGCCCGAGGCCGCCGCCACATGA
- a CDS encoding PAS domain-containing protein gives AYAESLIKNAPDPVFVSDLEGKILHTNDAVSEVLGFRRDEVIEQSLSRFISPQETREFLAAVREVVERGVTRNVRLNPRAATGEVIPTSLNASALRDSDGKAIGVIGILRDMRAYERVVRDLEKSKLELQEKILELEKFEEVVVGREIKMIALEKEVERWQSEVERLRGETQQ, from the coding sequence GCGCCTACGCGGAAAGCCTGATCAAGAACGCCCCGGACCCGGTGTTCGTCTCCGACCTCGAAGGCAAGATCCTGCACACCAACGACGCGGTGTCCGAAGTGCTCGGCTTCCGCCGAGACGAGGTGATCGAGCAGTCGCTCTCCCGGTTCATCTCCCCTCAGGAAACGCGCGAGTTCCTCGCGGCGGTCCGCGAGGTCGTCGAGCGCGGCGTGACGCGGAACGTCCGCCTCAACCCGCGTGCCGCCACCGGCGAAGTCATCCCGACGAGCCTCAACGCGTCCGCGCTCCGCGACTCGGACGGCAAAGCGATCGGCGTGATCGGCATCCTTCGTGACATGCGCGCCTATGAGCGCGTTGTCCGCGACCTCGAAAAGTCGAAGCTCGAGCTCCAAGAGAAGATCCTCGAGCTCGAGAAGTTCGAAGAGGTCGTCGTCGGCCGCGAGATCAAGATGATCGCGCTCGAAAAAGAGGTGGAGCGGTGGCAGAGCGAAGTGGAGCGGCTGCGGGGCGAGACGCAGCAGTAG